A region of the Oceanispirochaeta sp. genome:
ATAAGAGTTGTCGTTAGAGAGTATTGTCAGATAGTTTGGATTATTTTGTCATTTCCCGATCTATTTTAGGAGAGCGAATATAGATCTGTTTATACAATCTTGAAAAATAGTGATAGTCATCGATGCCCACCATAGCCGAGATTTCATGAAGAGTTCTTTCAGGGTAATTCTGTAAATACTCCCTGGCATGTCTCATCCTGACCTGATTCCAATACCTTGAAAGATTAATTCCCATCTGTTCTTTAAAAACCCGGCTCAGGTAAGATGATGAATAACCCAGTTCCCGGGCAATATCTCCCAGAACCAGGGAGGTCTCGCATCTCTGCTCTACAATGGCGACAACTTTCTGAATGATTTTCTGCCTTGTAGAAATATGCTTATTGATGGCCATTCTGTCGGTAAGGAAATTTCTATGGAGGTACACAAGAATAGAATGAAACAGACTCTGTACGGCGGTCTCCATTCCCTCTTCCTGCATAATCAATTCTGCAATCAGCAATCCGAAGAAGTGGGAAAGATTGTACTGGTCTTTCACAACATGTTTATTCATTTCTGCCAACTGACCGTACATCCTGGTTAAGGTCACATCAGATGAAACCGTAAAAGCCATATAATACATCCGGTAGGGATCAAAGGGATCTGCCAGGGACCTATGAATCTGGTGGGGATGTGTTAAAAAGATATGCCCGGGCTCCACCCGATATTCCCGGTCATGAATAAAAAAGCTGCCCCGGCCTTCAGTGATCAGGCAGATTTCAATGGTATCGTGTGAATGATTATCCTTAAAATAGTCGGGGCGGCAAATGAGATCTCCCAGAAGAATGATTTTGGAGTGGGAATCTTCATAGGGTTCTTCCCTGGAGAATACATAATAATTACTTTCTAGAGATCTCTCTTTCACCATAA
Encoded here:
- a CDS encoding AraC family transcriptional regulator; amino-acid sequence: MVKERSLESNYYVFSREEPYEDSHSKIILLGDLICRPDYFKDNHSHDTIEICLITEGRGSFFIHDREYRVEPGHIFLTHPHQIHRSLADPFDPYRMYYMAFTVSSDVTLTRMYGQLAEMNKHVVKDQYNLSHFFGLLIAELIMQEEGMETAVQSLFHSILVYLHRNFLTDRMAINKHISTRQKIIQKVVAIVEQRCETSLVLGDIARELGYSSSYLSRVFKEQMGINLSRYWNQVRMRHAREYLQNYPERTLHEISAMVGIDDYHYFSRLYKQIYIRSPKIDREMTK